The window ATAACAAAGACACCATCTAAGAACGATATCCCAATGCAACAGGTTCTCAATACTACACGCTTGAAGTGTGATAGGAAAGTGCAAGTTCCAAAGAGAAAGATCCTTGAAGAAGAAGTAGTCAATTAATGCATCCGTTaagaatatgaatattctaaaaaaaatcatgaatATGAGTACTTATAAGAATCTTAAAGTAAATAAGGATAGTAAAAAGATCTCGATAAAATTATATGTCATGACaagaaatgaaatttaaataacttGACAATAATTTTGCATACAATGTTGCTCAcgatattatttataaaaataagtAATATATACTTGACATATTGAACAATGTCACGATACGACACAAAAAGGATTGACTTATGTGAAAAGAAACAGTccaatcaaaataaacttatGTTTCAAATCGTGAGAACTAATTAGACATTTAGAGAATGTTGAACATGTAGAATATAAGTAAGTATttgtaagaaaaacaaatagaaagcaGGACAAGTTCCATAATAATTATTGCAAAGAACGGGTATTGGTTATATGAGAAATACATATTCTCCTATGGTGGATACAATACCATGAGATATCTAACATATCTTAGTGTGTATGAAAAGTTTAACATATACCTTATAGATGTAGTCATTATACATTTATATGAATCTATTAATAATTTTATCCCTAAAGGATTAAAGGTTCTAAAATCATACGAgagttataaaatattttagacGGCGAATATCATcatcttttcatttttgttgATATGAGGGAATAAAAATAACTCCTATTTGCCCATATGCTTTAAAAGGAAATCACAATTTGATGATTTAAGTGAAAACTCCTGAAGATATTTCAAAGACAATAGAATATCTTTAGAAATAATTTGAGATTATGCGTTTTGTCTTAACTTGCAAAAAAAGCAtaaagcaaataaaattaaactagcACGACTACAAAAATTGGATTACTTAACATTAAtatagtgtcaagtaaacctatacttgacgttttaaaaagcgtgaagtaatcgactgtcaagtatagtctcattacttgacactaaaaaaccacCAAGTAttatattacttgacgttatttTCGTGTCAAGTAAGATATCACATTTGACGCTTTTTAAGTATCAAGCAAAATAATATACTCGACGCTATTTACATGTCGTAAGACAGTATATTTGACTCTATTTACATgtcaaataatataatatacttAACTCTATTTACATGTCAAGTAGAACAATatacttgattttttttatgtcaAATAAGAaagtatacttgacactttttacatttCTCATATTTCATTTCCTGTattacattaatttaaataaaacggattcatcaacaaaataaactcgtcaagcaacaataatttcattcttcaatGGTAAGTCATGTGTACATAATTTACAACAATATTATAAAGTAGTATGACTATTCATGTCTCTCCACAGACTACTCTCAGTTtacaaagataaataaaatcACTACCTATAGGACTCTAAAACATTAAATTATCTTATGACTCTTAATAATTACGTCTTTTTGAGTGTTAAATACTTCATGAAGCTTCATAGTAAGTTTCACGAAATAATTCTTGAAGCCACAACCTACAATAGAATTTATCAAGTTTtagtataaaagaaaaaaaatattgatcATCAATTATTTAAGGAGAAAAATCAAGACATACTAGAGAAGCCTAATAATATGTAAATGAGGAAGATTTAGAGAAACTTGATTAAAAATACTTGTGGGAGAGTTCAAGTATACCTACCTTACCTACACTTACCGAGGGGTGAACGtgaatgaaaatttaaaaaagatgACAGGTTGTTCCCAATCTctgcaaaatagaaaataaataaataaaaagattgATTTAAATCACAATTCCAATCATTCAGCCAACTTTATATACACTGTATCACATCAGTATAAAATTTTTCACACTTAAGAGGAAGATTTCTTTGGATGATGCACACAATCAGCCATGACATATGAATGTATGTATGATCCCATTTACCTGCAATTTCCAATCAAAACTTAGTTACAATGTTACAACAACAGACTTGCATATCCCTCCCCAATAACTAGATGAATAAGGTTACTAAATAAGTTTAGATATGTTGTaaagcttcttttttttttttttttataattcgACAAAGTAATAAAACAACAATAAAACTAGGAATATTCAATGACCAAAATTCTGAAAGGTTATAAACCACAAAGGCAAAATGAGAGCAAGTAAAACAGGGATAAGTTGCTTTCTGCATTGCCTTCATTGCAGATACTTTTGTTCTTAAAGCATCTACCGTCTTCGTTGTAGCTAAAAATCTTGGCCATACACAACCCTACTATAAAAGAAATAGAAAGCTACATTTCGATTGGAAGCCATAAAGACAATAGCAAAAGCCAAAAGAGCATAAGGCAGAATGACCAACCGTGTAAAATAGGTATGGTGCTACCAACAAGTTTACAACTAAGAGCGGATAATATAGGTATTAATGAAATCTTATTCACACGTCACACATATAAGAAATGCTAACAAAGGAAACAAAAATTCATACCGCTACTACACTCACAAGATCTGCCTTCTTCGACCTCTGCAGCTACGGCCTTCTTCACAAGatcattctctttcttctccACCATTTCAAGTGTCTAAATAGAGAAttacaaacaataaaaataGTACCTAGAAACATTATTATCAATTACGAAAAAACTTTGCCAGACTACAAAAGCCTATGCAATCACAATTACAATCGTTCCGGACATGATTCCAATTATCTACTCTTTCAATATGGTAGCTAGAAGAATAACAACCAATTAATTTACATAAGTGTAATTTCACCTAAAACACATCAATTGCCATTtgtagaacaaaaaaaaattgttgaaatagaGCTAAAGCTCAAAACAAATGACACACACAAGAAAATATTGTTTCTATAAAAAGAATAtcaatctaaaaaataaaatcacaaAATGGCACCTCGCTTAGCTTCTCTAACGTAGCCAAAGCATTGGCTTCTTGTTCAAGTTTACCAAAAAGCCTGTTAAACATTGTTGATGCAGAGCAACAAGAATCCTCTCTCGATCTTCTACAACAACGAACAAAATCGGATTTAAACGCTTAGCTTCAACTTGCTGATTCAACATCAATGAAAGAGACGAGGCAGGCGGAGGACGGCGGTCGACGATTGTATAGAACGATAAGCATCAAGGGATAGGTATTTAATACAAAAACTAAAATAGTCCATTGATGTAAGAAACTCGAAAttcataaaaaagaagagaaatcCCAGAGAATAAAACAAACTACAGCGAAGGTAAAGATTCGAGCTTAGGTTGAAGACAAGATTTGGGGAGAGAACGGTGTTCATAGGAATTTCGGAGTACCTTGCGTCGCCGTGCATCTGTGTGGCCAGCATCAGGAATGGTTGTGCGTTTGGGTGGCCTTGGGTCCATGAGATTTGTGTCGTGGAGAGTTGCATCCCCGTTGAACTACTGTAGAGAGTGGTGGACTATGTGATGATGACGACCGTCGGCGTTTATGATGATGAGAACGTGTTGCAACGATCGGCATAGATAGAGAGCAGTGTGGAGAGGCGGCAGATGTGGAGATAATAGGAGGCGTGGGTGAGGGTttttagaagagaaaagggaGACGAAAGGATTGGAGGGAAAGTTTTAAtagaataatttattttaataaatttttttattaaaataatttttaataagtttatttaaataagtttattttattaaatttatttaaataagcttattttattaagtttatcgtaataaatttattttaataagtttatttaatgaaagtaatattttatatttttatattgtttatacttgacatttttaaaacgtttttaaataaaaatgtcaaCTATACTTGATGTTATTTCACGTCAAGTAAATATCAACTATACTTGATGcgaaaaaaatgtcaagtaaactCTGAACTATACTTGACACTGAAAACTGTTAAGTAAAATCTCTACTATATTTGACACGaaataaaacgtcaagtaaaagctaacataaaataattcaaaaattttgttttcttcaaaCTATATTTGATGTGTTTTTCACGTCAAGTAAATGTCCACTATACCTGATATGAagaaaacgtcaagtaaactctctcttatacttgacgcgaaaaaaacgtcaagtaaaagctAACGTAAAATAGTTCAAAATTTTTCGTAAAAACTCCATTTTTTTTAGACTATATTTGACGTTTTtataaaaacgtcaagtatgtaaaaatagccagtgtcaagtaaagtagattttgtagtagtgtagtTATATCATTGAACTTTCCTATGGTAGTTCATTCACTTGGccatgtgaaaaaaaaaaataatcatcTAGTATCAGAAAAATAATGAAGAACTTGTGATCTTGAAGAATCATAATTTTGAGAACTTAAGTGCATTTATATCCTTACTAGTTTATACACTACCTGTTGTAATATAtttagtaattttgttacataaaaaATAATACTTTTCCAAAAATATTGAAGTAGAATTAAATTATGCtatgtttaatttaagaattattagctcacatgaatttattttattctaatagatctAATTGTGATATAGTTGATTACGAAGATGCAAGTTATTTATCTATCCATACGAGCTAGATCTTACACGAGTTAATTAGTACATAtagaagattttttatattataacaGTTTATGAATTAGATCATAACAACTACTTTAAATTATGTAGCGATATTTATGATGTACAAAACTAGCCAATAGTATTCTTATATGAAGACAAAACACTAAATGATGatatcaatattcaacaaaatcCTTCAAAATACAACTTGACAGACTTATTTACAAAGACAATTACCAACTccaacatttgaaaagcttaaGCACAACATTGAAATGTGACAATTGGGAGAATTCAAATGACATACTCATGAGGAGGAGTAAAAATACTATACTTTTTTTTCCTTGACTATAGTTTTTCCCATTGGATCTTCCTATCAGTGTTTTTAATGAGAcaattattaaagtatataaaatgATGTACTATTTTTCCTTCATTAGAATTTTTTTCCATGGGGTCTTTTCTTAGTAAGGTTTTAATgagacatttattttatataatatggacatCTAAAGGGGGAGTATTATGAAtattctaaattaaatttaaatattattagatgtctATAACCTTCTTATGGTACAAATTCTTCCACTAACGTCCCCATTAATTTCCATAACTTTCTCGTCCCCTAtttatatttggttttgtaaccattattctcacaaccatataaatagaggttgtagagatcatttgtataTACATTATAATTGAGTTCGAttgtcttcttttcttcttttattctctattcttctctttggttgatccattattctttattttatgatattattattatttataccATTTTTACTAAGTTATTCACATGTGGTTATTTAATGGCATGAAAACGGTTATTATCgttatttatttttctagatagaaattaactttatattattaaatttaagatttattgagTGTGTAAATATCATGATTAGATAATTGGAAGTATAATGACGAAAATTAAACCAGCTTCAAAGCATGGAGACCAGTATAGTACTATCAATTCATTTTATATAAAATCGTTTTTACCCTTTTTTCTTTAACTTTGAATTAGtgaagtaaagaaaaaaaattgttgtgaaatttaaaaaggaaactacataagatgacaaaaaaaaaaaaaaaaaagccaatgacacctcttttttgcatattgcaaatatgacaaatgaTTAATGATATCAGATGATTGtccacttttaaatttgctacttttgcaatttagaataTGTAGTGATATGTACTTTattatcataaatatttttgatattttttcaaatgccctaatttaaaatataatgtaataaatactattttaaaatacagcaaaatgaataattttttttataaaatatagcaaaatattacaATTTACACGTAGATAGACACATATAGTAGTACTAGTAAAAGACACATGCATGACACGTATAATGCATATCTTTAGATTATAGTAAACATTGCATGTATATGTTTAGGTTGTGCTAAATTTAAAGgtacaaaattcaaaatataataGAATTAGATGTACGTGGGAAGAAGTTAcaataattagattaaaatataaaaaatttaaatgtaagatttgcatatatcaaaaaagaatttctttataaacaataattttttgTATAATTTGAAAGTAACTTATTATCACCTATAGGTTTGTTCCAAATTTTTGTTGTCTTCATTAAAATTCCTCTAGGTAGTGCAACATAAAGTTGTTTATGAGAAAACATATTTTTCACGAAGACATATTCCAACATTAGGAATTGTTTGTCCTTGTGATTTGTTAATTGTCATTGCAAAACATAAATGAATGAGAGATTATTTTTTCTTGAACTTGAATGGTATCCAGTGACATTTGATAGGCTTAATGGTATTTGTGAAAGAAAAACTTATTTTACTACATGATCACATATTACTATTTCAACATGTATAATATTTTGCTAAATGATCGACATACCAATCTTGTCCCATTACACAATCCATGAtccaaatttctcaataacaacgttggtagaaaaaaaatcaataaaacatcttatatagtagaaaaaaaatgttacaaaaacttttcaactgtcaaatctttaaatttgtattgttaattagaattaataagatatttaatttgtaactaatttctaaaatgtaaataaaaaacaatttgCATTCTAACTTTTCACGTTTTACGTACTTTAATTCCACTAAacttatatataattaattaaaatgtatTGGGTAAATGAAAAATCATTTGTATTCAACTTTTCACATTGTACATACTTTAATTTTACTAAAATTTAAGTATACTTAATTCAAAAACTAGTGGGAGGGGTGTGCATTTTATAatcatatatatttaaaaaaaaaattgaatttaccATAAAACCAAAAAGTGATTAGGAACATAGAACTAAACTCAAGGTTATAATGGAGAGAGAAAAGTTAATCTATATTAagacttttatatatactatagatattttggtttatcacaaataaattgtgatattctgttatatttataaataatttcaaaatttttgttGTCTAAGACTATTTTCcatacaaattaaaataaatgtaacaaaacatgaACTTATAAAATTCTCAAAAAATCTTTGCGATTTCTCAAACTTATGGATTTTTCACCATTCTGTGTGTTTCAATGTCTCTATTTATGGTAAAATAATAGGTAGGTGGTGACTTTACATGGATACTAGTAATGTGTTGTGTGTGTAAAGCCATGTGGACTTCACGAAAAATGACTTAGTTATGAAAGAATTACACGTGACTCTTTGAGGTACTGAACTTGTACATCTATGTTACACGTAATTAACATgtttataataaaaatgattttgttatattttataaatagtttttttttttttttttttgtatttgaaCAAGACATTTTGATTTACTAGTCAGTAACACGTGCATTGCAagtgaaaattttcattttattttaatatataaaaaagttcAATTTGTATAAATAGCATAGTTTGAATTTGTATATTCAAATATAGTAGAATctcatattataataatatatataatttttatgaacATGAAAGTAAACAcacaaaagataatattaacCACTAAACTTTCTCCCATATACATTATAACTATTAGATGACTTTATTGTTtaagttaataattaaaaaaacatatataacaaCCAAACTAATCTAATGTAGTCAATTTGGAAATGTATAAATTAAAACCATGCACTATATTTCACATCTCAAAGATTAACAATTTTATCGTAACAAACTTTCAGcaacaaccaaattaaaaatttgatttgatttgctCATTTCATAGCTTAATTAACattagaattttcttttttattttttaataactaTTCCAGGCTCACAATTTTTGACAACctcataaaatactttttttcaaatttggcACCATTGAACTGTTCATAATTTGTCATAATCGATCACTTCTTGATCTTAAACCCTTCTCCACTTTGCTCTAGCCGAAATTGAACaacataaattaacaaaatatcattttaatgtTTACTTTTCTCAtgatgaaagagagaaaagttAGGAAATAAGAGTATACCTGATAAACTTCCCTTTTTCATCGGTTCATGcttgtatttaatttttctttgtaGTTTTCTACCAATTTGAAGGTGACAAGCTAATAAAACGCTAAAAAAggataaatctaaaaaaaaaaaacgcttAGTGTGAATTCTTCCATAATTCCATGCATGTGTATACTTAATTGTTCAATATTGTTCtatgttatttgatttatgaatcCAATGATCTATTTATAGATGTGATTTGATCGAGGTTGGATTTTGGTTAGGTTATTGTTTTAGTTGTAATAAGAATAAATGATTTTATAACTTCATTCTTGAGTAACGTAATTCAATCATTATTTTGTTTTACTTAAATGCAATAATGAATGGTTATAACATTAATtatcaattaaatttaagaGTCATTCCAACTACTTTAAAGATCTAGAAAACTACATggaattattttattaattgtttcgaaaaaaaaataatgggAGAAAACTTTTCACATACTTATCATTGAATGACAGAATTACCGCCAAGTGAACTAtgagaaatttttttaatttttttaaataaaaagaaatgttgACTTTACATGGTAATAACCAGAAGTTGTATTGAAAAATTTTATAGCAAGAGAGTTAAAAGATTACATAAGTTTTTATTATTGGTGTAAAACCATTATCTAAAATAACTTGAAAATACCTATGAAAGTTGAAAGGATTGAAACCTTGGTTTGACAACATTTGTCAAAGCATATACATCTCTTATTAATGCAAAAATATTGCCATGCATTATTGAAAAAATTTGAGAGaatgaacaaagaaaaaaaatatacacaacaaataaattaagaaaaatgaattaagaTTTTCGAAAAAAATAGTAGAGGACACTCTTTATATAGTTAGGAGCGGGAGGGATTGCATAACTCTTAAAATTTAGTTATTAAATGTAAAATCATTAATTATATaactaatatttaaaaattaaaatcaacaAAACTTTTTGAATTATAGTATTTCGTCTTCTAAcctttctatttctttctatccttttttattaactttataccacttgttttaaatattatttttattaatttagatATTAATCATTCATGGAAATGTTGTATTATTTGAAAATCTAATTACATATAATTTACttattaaacaaataaatattatcattttcttaaaataaaaattttaaagcaTACATTTgcacgtttttttttttatttttaagaatcGGTTTATGTAAAttcacaataaataaataataacaactTAGAATGTCATTAGGTTGcagttattttcattgtcattttcatagaaatagtaaaaaaattgtaaataattaGGAGTTAGTAGTCTTAAATAATGGGAGAGAAATTGCACTtagtttatgaaaaaaaaaacaattaactattaattatttaaaataaatctttgaaaaaaaatcaaagcaattaattattaattatttgttggGTGTGGAAGTAATATATATTCAATTCTTTtgttaaaaacaataattaattataaatataataaaatgaaatgaaaatgacaATTATAATAAAACCAAAGCTGTAACTAAATAAattcaatatttaaaaataacaatatgGAGAAAGCAAAGTATGAAAGGAAAATCTaataaatttctcaaataatagattatttattaaaatttatcaaaataaatgataaaataaaatacaaactAAAAAACTTTACCATTATGCACCGACTTCTATTCTTCACCATTATGCACCGGCTTCTATTCTTTTATGTGCATAGAGATAATTGTCTCATGTATATATAGGTAAAGAGGGAGGAGGTTGAAACCAACTTGAAAAGGAAGAGTCGATTTTTAATTCATTCAATAATTATCAACATAAActtctcaaatttaaaataaaaaacgtTATTGTtttcaacataaaagaacatttTAATAACAAAAGCCATAATTGATATTTAACAGAGGTCTTTAAAAAACACAACAAAGTCACAAAATAattacattgtatagaataattaaaaaatggaaaaaagtcTAGAGATCCACcgtggaaaatacaaaaaaatgtcccgtcaaccacgccgtcaacaaagcgcgtaatatatttggtacacgatcgtttatatttggttattgttggtacacaatcgttttagatttagttacatcatcgtttatatttgggtagccaaatttaaacgatttattttttaaattctttgtacacgatcgtaagcgattttttttcaaaatttggtacactatcgtttagattggctaaacgattttttaaagaCTTTTTTCAtacacaattgtttatttttttaaaaaaatcgtttagatttggttaccccaatccaaacaatttttttaagattctttgtagctttggctatttttttgtacacaatcatttagatttagctatccaAATCATCGTTTTTTCAATCTTTTGTATTTATTACACGATCTTTAACAACcaaaaagaaagtttgaaaaaaataatacacaacgagccaaataatagtttgaaaaaaaaaaaaaagaaacagacgAAGATGAAAGTTATATTTATTACACAATCTTGAACGATCAAATaagaatgtttaaaaaaaaatacacaatgaaccaaataacagttaaagaaaaaaaaaaagaggaaaagaaacaaacgatggaagagaagaagatggaagaaaagaaaaaaaaaaaagaaatacgatCTAACAGATGAATATGGGAAAAGACAGAAGCGTAAATCTATAATATCTAAGAAATGACCAACTTTATGGAATTTGTTGTACGGacaataaatattttaacaatttatatttatgaaagtttccatATTTAATACCAATTATTCATTAAAAtcctattatttttatttgataccAATTATTCATTAAAAGTAttattttattgtaaaaacaaaatacaaagtttaaaaaaaaaaattactataaAATTCAAGTAGTAACCCAGATAATTTATTAAGAAAATGGATATAATGGAGATAAAAAAGTTTTTCCAACACCGAAATTTTTATACATATGTTTGAAATTACTTTTAAAAGGtttctcaattaattttttttattactaatTTAAATAGCTAAACAAGattttaaatttacaaataaTAGTATAATTTTAAATGACATATATTTATTTCAAAACTTAATGAgtataaaaagctaattttacCCATAAATATCTTCCCACATAAAGAGTTGTGGTTTACGTTGATGTCCCATGTGGGTCTGTGAAGAAAAAATGACGACGTTGGATGTAAAATATCATCACTATGAATTTAACGCCATCAAGTAACGTGAATAAAGTCGGCAGTGTCATGTTATTTCGCCGTCATTTCTATCTTTTAAGAATATTCCCACCGCCGTTGTCACATCAATCCTTTTTTGTTGGTCCACACTTACCttttcccttttctcttttGCGATTTGGATAATATTATATCTCTCCAAAAATCGACTAATTcgatcttttttttcttttccaattgAAGCCACTTTCATTGGTACACacgtgcaaaaaaaaaaaaaaaaaaaaaaaacattataatTACTGTAGCGTTGTCTCAGTTTCTAACCATACTCTTTAGTATAACCGAACAAGTATCAAGTTGGTATTGTCAAATTTAAAGTTAGAGATTTCATTTTCACACTTCACGCATATAGTTTCAAAAAATCATTTGTCAAATTATCATATTTGGTTTATCTAGTTTATGAATTTTAAACTataaacttcttttttttaaaaaaaaatcattcatcAATTGGATATGccatgaaaactttaggattttatgcgacaaagaaaaaaaaaatcaattctaCATCTGAATGGAGCGATTATTatgttaaaattttcaaaaaattaaacttattaaGACCAATTTTAAAGTCAAATAGGGCGTTTGACCAAAGAAATTTGAGTTATTAACTCAAACTTTGATCCGGTCATAGAATTCATGAGCTCACGATTAAAATACATAAATCTCAGTATTTATCATCCTTTTGCGTTGTAGACTCTATGACTAAACAATTTTTAAAGTTTACAACTTTCATTTTCTTTACCTTCAATCACTTTTtacaatatattaattaaacaaaaagttaaaagttaaTAAATTTATTAGACATGTCTAAATTAGTTCACACCATCCAAATGGCATCGATGTTAACTCGATTTCAAGCTTTAGTTGAATCCTTATTTTTCTTTCAACgtagtttcatttttttccctAAGAATAAAAAAGATGTTCATAAAATTTTGTACTCTTACTTTCTTTTAT is drawn from Cucumis melo cultivar AY chromosome 11, USDA_Cmelo_AY_1.0, whole genome shotgun sequence and contains these coding sequences:
- the LOC103502077 gene encoding uncharacterized protein LOC103502077 isoform X7 — encoded protein: MQLSTTQISWTQGHPNAQPFLMLATQMHGDARSREDSCCSASTMFNRLFGKLEQEANALATLEKLSETLEMVEKKENDLVKKAVAAEVEEGRSCECSSEIGNNLSSFLNFHSRSPLGCGFKNYFVKLTMKLHEVFNTQKDVIIKSHKII
- the LOC103502077 gene encoding uncharacterized protein LOC103502077 isoform X6 is translated as MQLSTTQISWTQGHPNAQPFLMLATQMHGDARRSREDSCCSASTMFNRLFGKLEQEANALATLEKLSETLEMVEKKENDLVKKAVAAEVEEGRSCECSSEIGNNLSSFLNFHSRSPLGCGFKNYFVKLTMKLHEVFNTQKDVIIKSHKII
- the LOC103502077 gene encoding uncharacterized protein LOC103502077 isoform X10 — its product is MDPRPPKRTTIPDAGHTDARRRKTLEMVEKKENDLVKKAVAAEVEEGRSCECSSGKWDHTYIHMSWLIVCIIQRNLPLKDWEQPVIFFKFSFTFTPRLWLQELFRETYYEAS
- the LOC103502077 gene encoding uncharacterized protein LOC103502077 isoform X12, translating into MDPRPPKRTTIPDAGHTDARRRKTLEMVEKKENDLVKKAVAAEVEEGRSCKWDHTYIHMSWLIVCIIQRNLPLKDWEQPVIFFKFSFTFTPRLWLQELFRETYYEAS
- the LOC103502077 gene encoding uncharacterized protein LOC103502077 isoform X9 encodes the protein MFNRLFGKLEQEANALATLEKLSETLEMVEKKENDLVKKAVAAEVEEGRSCECSSGKWDHTYIHMSWLIVCIIQRNLPLKDWEQPVIFFKFSFTFTPRLWLQELFRETYYEAS
- the LOC103502077 gene encoding uncharacterized protein LOC103502077 isoform X2 — translated: MQLSTTQISWTQGHPNAQPFLMLATQMHGDARSREDSCCSASTMFNRLFGKLEQEANALATLEKLSETLEMVEKKENDLVKKAVAAEVEEGRSCECSSGKWDHTYIHMSWLIVCIIQRNLPLKDWEQPVIFFKFSFTFTPRLWLQELFRETYYEAS
- the LOC103502077 gene encoding uncharacterized protein LOC103502077 isoform X3; the protein is MQLSTTQISWTQGHPNAQPFLMLATQMHGDARRSREDSCCSASTMFNRLFGKLEQEANALATLEKLSETLEMVEKKENDLVKKAVAAEVEEGRSCKWDHTYIHMSWLIVCIIQRNLPLKDWEQPVIFFKFSFTFTPRLWLQELFRETYYEAS
- the LOC103502077 gene encoding uncharacterized protein LOC103502077 isoform X11, whose amino-acid sequence is MQLSTTQISWTQGHPNAQPFLMLATQMHGDARRSREDSCCSASTMFNRLFGKLEQEANALATLEKLSETLEMVEKKENDLVKKAVAAEVEEGRSCECSSEIGNNLSSFLNFHSRSPLGKCRLWLQELFRETYYEAS
- the LOC103502077 gene encoding uncharacterized protein LOC103502077 isoform X1 gives rise to the protein MQLSTTQISWTQGHPNAQPFLMLATQMHGDARRSREDSCCSASTMFNRLFGKLEQEANALATLEKLSETLEMVEKKENDLVKKAVAAEVEEGRSCECSSGKWDHTYIHMSWLIVCIIQRNLPLKDWEQPVIFFKFSFTFTPRLWLQELFRETYYEAS
- the LOC103502077 gene encoding uncharacterized protein LOC103502077 isoform X8 — protein: MQLSTTQISWTQGHPNAQPFLMLATQMHGDARSREDSCCSASTMFNRLFGKLEQEANALATLEKLSETLEMVEKKENDLVKKAVAAEVEEGRSCECSSGKWDHTYIHMSWLIVCIIQRNLPLKDWEQPVIFFKFSFTFTPR
- the LOC103502077 gene encoding uncharacterized protein LOC103502077 isoform X5 translates to MQLSTTQISWTQGHPNAQPFLMLATQMHGDARRSREDSCCSASTMFNRLFGKLEQEANALATLEKLSETLEMVEKKENDLVKKAVAAEVEEGRSCKWDHTYIHMSWLIVCIIQRNLPLKDWEQPVIFFKFSFTFTPR
- the LOC103502077 gene encoding uncharacterized protein LOC103502077 isoform X4, whose protein sequence is MQLSTTQISWTQGHPNAQPFLMLATQMHGDARRSREDSCCSASTMFNRLFGKLEQEANALATLEKLSETLEMVEKKENDLVKKAVAAEVEEGRSCECSSGKWDHTYIHMSWLIVCIIQRNLPLKDWEQPVIFFKFSFTFTPR